The following are from one region of the Bos mutus isolate GX-2022 chromosome 18, NWIPB_WYAK_1.1, whole genome shotgun sequence genome:
- the ANKRD11 gene encoding ankyrin repeat domain-containing protein 11 isoform X2, with protein MPKGGCSRTPQQEERSLSSDMVEKQPGKKDKDKVSLTKTPKLDRSDGGKEVRERAPKRKLPFTVGANGEQKDSDTEKQGPERKRIRKEPVTRKAGLLFGMGLSGIRAGYPLSERQQVALLMQMTAEESANSPVDMTPKHPSQSTVCQKGTPNSASKTKDKVNKRNERGETRLHRAAIRGDARRIKELISEGADVNVKDFAGWTALHEACNRGYYDVAKQLLAAGAEVNTKGLDDDTPLHDAANNGHYKVVKLLLRYGGNPQQSNRKGETPLKVASSPTMVNLLLGKGTYTSSEESSAESSEEEEEDAPSFAPSSSVDGNNTDSEFEKGLKHKAKNPEPQKTVTPVKDEYEFDEDDEQDRTPPVDDKHLLKKDYRREAKSNSFISIPKMEVKSYTKNSTIAPKKASHRILSDTSDEEDVGVAVGAGEKLRLSAHNMLPGNKTREPSNCKQQKERNKVKKKRKKEIKGKEVRFGKRGDTFCSSESESESSESGEDGGDSAGSPGCLKESPLVLKDPALFSSLSASSTSSHGSSTAQKHNTAHADPHAKHWRTDNWKTISSPAWSEVSSLSDSTRTRLSSESDGSSEGSSVESLKPVRKRQEHKKRASLQGTLPDRKNSFHPSGDGAIPKLDKEGKVVKKHKTKHKHKSKEKGLCSVSQELKLKSFTYEYEDSKQRADKAILLDDVPAENKLKGLKHERDHCKKEEKLSKMKSEEKDWLFKDEMIKVSREEKSLKRIRDLNKDGGRAFREEKDRSNKAEKERLLKEKSPKEEKLRLYKEERKKKSKDRPSKLEKKNDFKEEKIPKEKEKIFKEDKEKLRKEKGYREDSAFDEYCNKSQFLENEDTKFSLSDDQQDRWFSDLSDSSFDFKGEDSWDSPVTDYRDMKSDSVARLILETVKEDSKEKRRESKAREKRGDRDIFSRKKDRDSLERRREHVADRHRVVPSFLCEKDKRRRESTEGSRDRKEPPEAAKERRDGRVKPEEAHREDLKEYGCDFGKSLEPWERHHPGREKEKKEKLKLEKHKEKSSDKDKSEKLILEKCQRDREFDKCFKEKKDAKEKHKDVHSKDKERKASLDQGRDKREKAFPGVLSEDFSEKKDEKKGKEKSWYIADIFTDESEDEKDDYTASGFKIGEASEGRGDGPPEREDGRELHPPDRHRKHSADRQAHAEKQKDKEMREKKKEKGAADGGKDRREKTFEKHKEKKDRKDRTSVDSVQDKRSKQKPPEKGEKRPPAEDKAKTRHRERPDREQGRERKASKGAEVEKSLLERLEEEALQDFREDSNDKASEASSDGFPDRGQDPSLSALLDVSFPEPPEERVRERERHRHASSSSKKSHDRERGKKDKLEKKDKSDDYKDAGSRKDASQYEKELLDSDAYGASYGSKADAEDELDKALELFSTEKKEKNDPEREPPKKVEKELRPYGSSALSLLKEKRRREKHRERWREDKERHRHHREEPKPPARDTAPGAFRDKAKDEGGKLGEARLKEKIKENPEKEKGDPTKLSNGNDKLLPTRDPGKKDVRPREKLLGDGDLMMTSFERMLSQKDLEIEERHKRHKERMRQMEKLRHRSGDPKLKEKARPAEDARKKSLDGPPKKPPGPDLTPKDRKPKESAPPAPATENKPHPGLAVDPRDWLAGPHMKEVLPASPRPDHGRPTGVPTPASVVSCPSYEEAMHTPRTPSCSADDYPDLMFDCTDPQPMSSTSASACSPSFFDRFSVATSGTSETPGQTPTRPLCTNLYRSVSVDVRRTPEEEFGLGDKLFRQQSVPAAPSYGSPGQHPEDKAPGPPAPAEKFTCLSPGYYSPDYGMPSPKVDALHCPPAATVNLTPSPEGAFAGLQAKSPPSHRDELLAPSMEGALPPDLGIPLDATEDQQATAAIIPPEPSFLEPLDEGPFSTVITEEPVEWVHPAAAEQGLPPGLIGGAPGDTAGWPVGSDLLLKSPQRFPESPKHFCPAESLHPEPPYPGSPVSYPLPVPEPGLEAKDKAEGAVPAAVSASEESAPFAPPSRLESFFSNCKSLPDAPPDAPPEPACVTAVAQVEALGPLENNFLEGGHNLSALGQVEPVPWPGAFPAAEDDLDLGPFSLPELPLQTKDVPEVEAEPVEESPLVPPENTPLGAPVLPGGGEAAGTAADQQLVSPPDQAAARLPTEAAPEPPEEPKPAALPESTAETGSGPDGRAPEDSHPGSGLTPALSEQRPPGSGDEEAEGQDPSASPHSTPDAPVDGSAQTHVADGAGPQDSAGLEGPLDSVQPESTEPEPKVTAEAPKAPKVEEIPQRMTRTRAQMLANQHKQSSPPTEKEPMPTPTPRAKGRGSEDDDPQAQHPRKRRFQRSSQQLAQQMHTSTRQTREVIQQTLAAIVDAIKLDAIEPYHSDRSNPYFEYLQIRKKIEEKRKILCYISPQAPQCYAEYVTYTGSYLLDGKPLSKLHIPVIAPPPSLAEPLKELFKQQEAVRGKLRLQHSIEREKLIVSCEQEILRVHCRAARTIANQAVPFSACTMLLDSEVYNMPLESQGDENKSVRDRFNARQFISWLQDVDDKYDRMKVCGEQLLSPAGGQTSVGPHLDPPQRSQHPPAALPWMC; from the exons ATGCCCAAGGGTGGGTGTTCTAGAACCCCACAGCAGGAAGAGCGTTCCCTGAGCAGCGACATGGTGGAGAAGCAGCCCGGAAAAAAG gacAAAGATAAAGTTTCTCTAACCAAGACCCCAAAGCTGGACCGCAGTGATGGTGGGAAGGAGGTGAGAGAGCGCGCGCCCAAGAGGAAGCTGCCCTTCACCGTGGGGGCCAATGGAGAACAGAAGGACTCGGACACAG AGAAGCAGGGTCCTGAGCGGAAGCGGATCAGGAAGGAGCCCGTCACTCGCAAGGCCGGGCTGCTCTTCGGCATGGGGCTGTCTGGGATCCGCGCTGGCTACCCTCTCTCTGAGCGCCAGCAGGTGGCTCTGCTCATGCAGATGACGGCCGAGGAATCCGCCAACAGCCCAG TGGACATGACACCAAAGCACCCCTCCCAGTCGACAGTGTGTCAGAAGGGGACGCCCAACTCTGCCtcaaaaaccaaagataaagTGAACAAGAGGAACGAGCGTGGGGAGACCCGCCTGCACCGGGCGGCCATCCGGGGGGACGCCCGGCGCATCAAGGAGCTTATCAGCGAGGGGGCGGACGTCAACGTCAAGGACTTTGCGG GCTGGACGGCATTGCATGAGGCCTGTAACCGAGGCTACTATGATGTTGCGAAGCAGCTGCTGGCTGCAGGCGCGGAGGTGAACACCAAGGGCCTGGATGACGACACACCCTTGCACGATGCCGCCAACAACGGGCACTACAAG GTGGTGAAGCTGCTGCTCCGGTACGGAGGGAACCCTCAGCAGAGCAACAGGAAGGGCGAGACACCGCTGAAGGTGGCCAGCTCCCCGACCATGGTGAACCTGCTTCTGGGCAAGGGCACCTACACGTCTAGCGAGGAGAGCTCAGCTG AGAGctccgaggaggaggaggaggacgccCCGTCGTTCGCACCTTCCAGCTCAGTCGATGGCAATAACACAGACTCTGAGTTTGAGAAGGGCCTGAAGCACAAGGCCAAGAATCCAGAGCCACAGAAAACCGTGACCCCGGTCAAGGACGAGTATGAGTTTGACGAAGATGACGAGCAGGACAGAACCCCCCCAGTGGACGACAAACACTTACTGAAAAAGGACTACAGAAGAGAAGCCAAgtcaaatagttttatttctataCCCAAAATGGAAGTGAAAAGCTACACTAAAAACAGCACGATTGCACCAAAGAAGGCGTCTCATCGCATCCTGTCGGACACGTCCGACGAGGAGGACGTCGGTGTCgctgtgggggcgggggagaaGCTGAGACTCTCAGCCCACAACATGCTGCCCGGCAACAAGACCCGGGAGCCTTCGAACTGCaagcagcagaaggaaagaaataaagtgaaaaagaagcgaaagaaagaaataaagggcAAAGAAGTGCGGTTTGGGAAGAGGGGCGACACGTTCTGCTCGTCCGAGTCTGAGAGCGAGTCCTCAGAGAGTGGCGAGGATGGCGGGGACTCAGCAGGCAGCCCGGGCTGCCTCAAGGAGTCCCCGCTGGTGCTGAAGGACCCCGCCCTGTTCAGCTCCCTGTCCGCCTCCTCCACCTCATCCCACGGCAGCTCCACTGCCCAGAAGCATAATACCGCCCACGCGGACCCACACGCCAAGCACTGGCGGACAGACAATTGGAAAACCATTTCCTCTCCCGCCTGGTCTGAGGTCAGCTCCTTATCAGACTCCAccaggacaagactgagcagTGAGTCTGATGGCTCCTCCGAAGGCTCCAGCGTGGAGTCACTGAAGCCAGTCAGGAAGAGACAGGAGCACAAAAAGAGGGCCAGCCTGCAGGGCACGCTACCCGACAGGAAGAACTCCTTTCACCCGAGCGGGGACGGTGCCATCCCCAAGCTGGACAAGGAGGGCAAAGTCGTCAAGAAACACAAGACTAAACATAAACACAAAAGCAAGGAGAAGGGGTTGTGCTCTGTCAGCCAGGAACTGAAGCTGAAGAGCTTTACCTACGAGTATGAGGACTCAAAGCAGAGGGCAGACAAGGCCATCCTCCTGGACGACGTGCCCGCTGAGAACAAGCTGAAGGGCCTGAAGCATGAGCGAGACCACTGCAAGAAGGAGGAGAAGCTCAGCAAGATGAAGTCGGAAGAGAAAGACTGGCTCTTTAAGGACGAGATGATCAAGGTTTCCAGAGAGGAGAAGTCGCTGAAGAGAATCAGGGACCTGAACAAGGACGGGGGCAGGGCCTTCCGGGAGGAGAAGGACCGTTCAAACAAGGCGGAGAAGGAGAGGCTGCTGAAAGAAAAGTCTCCTAAAGAGGAGAAGCTGCGGCTctacaaagaggaaagaaagaagaagtcCAAAGACAGGCCCTCAAAGTTAGAGAAAAAGAACGactttaaggaggaaaaaattcCCAAAGAGAAGGAGAAGATCTTCAAGGAGGataaagaaaaactcagaaaagaaaaagggtatCGGGAGGACTCTGCTTTTGATGAGTACTGTAACAAAAGTCAGTTTCTGGAGAACGAAGACACCAAGTTCAGTCTCTCTGACGACCAGCAGGATCGCTGGTTCTCAGACCTGTCAGATTCCTCCTTCGATTTCAAAGGGGAAGACAGCTGGGACTCCCCAGTGACAGACTACAGGGACATGAAGAGCGACTCTGTGGCCAGGCTGATCCTGGAGACGGTGAaggaggacagcaaggagaaaaggCGGGAGAGCAAGGCCCGGGAGAAGCGCGGTGACAGGGACATCTTCTCTCGGAAGAAGGACAGGGACAGCCTGGAGCGGCGGCGAGAGCACGTGGCCGACAGGCACAGGGTTGTCCCCAGCTTTCTCTGTGAGAAGGACAAACGGCGGCGTGAGTCCACAGAGGGCAGCCGGGACCGGAAGGAGCCCCCCGAGGCTGCTAAGGAGCGGAGAGATGGGCGCGTGAAGCCCGAGGAGGCGCACAGGGAGGACCTGAAGGAGTACGGCTGTGACTTTGGGAAGAGCCTGGAGCCCTGGGAGAGGCACCAcccagggagggagaaggagaagaaggagaagctGAAGCTGGAGAAGCACAAGGAGAAGTCTAGCGACAAGGACAAAAGCGAAAAACTCATCCTTGAGAAATGTCAGAGGGACAGAGAGTTTGATAagtgttttaaagagaaaaaggatgCCAAGGAAAAGCATAAAGACGTGCACAGCAAAGACAAGGAGAGGAAGGCGTCCCTTGATCAAGGCAGAGACAAACGGGAGAAGGCCTTCCCTGGAGTCCTCTCCGAGGACTTCTCCGAAAAAAAAGACGAGAAAAAGGGCAAAGAGAAAAGCTGGTATATTGCAGATATCTTCACAGatgaaagtgaagatgaaaaaGACGACTACACAGCAAGCGGATTCAAAATCGGGGAGGCGAGTGAGGGGCGGGGGGACGGCCCCCCCGAGAGAGAGGACGGGCGGGAGCTGCACCCCCCTGACCGGCACCGGAAACACTCAGCCGACAGGCAAGCCCATGCTGAGAAGCAGAAGGACAAAGAGATGagggagaagaagaaggagaagggggccgcGGACGGGGGGAAGGACAGGAGGGAGAAGACCTTCGAGAAGCACAAGGAGAAGAAGGACAGGAAGGACCGCACATCTGTGGACTCTGTGCAGGACAAGAGGAGCAAGCAGAAGCCACCTGAGAAGGGGGAGAAAAGGCCCCCTGCGGAGGACAAGGCCAAGACCAGGCACCGGGAGAGGCCGGACCGCGAGCAGGGCCGCGAGAGGAAGGCCAGCAAGGGCGCCGAGGTGGAGAAGAGCCTGCTGGAACGGCTGGAGGAGGAGGCCCTGCAGGACTTCCGCGAGGACTCCAACGACAAGGCCAGTGAGGCATCCTCTGACGGCTTCCCCGACCGCGGCCAGGACCCCAGCCTCAGCGCCCTCCTGGACGTGTCCTTCCCGGAGCCCCCAGAGGAGCGGGTGCGGGAGAGGGAGCGGCACCGGCACGCCTCGTCCTCCTCCAAGAAGAGCCACGATCGAGAGCGGGGCAAGAAGGACAAGCTCGAGAAGAAGGACAAGAGCGACGACTACAAGGACGCAGGCAGCCGGAAGGACGCCAGCCAGTATGAGAAGGAGCTCCTGGACAGCGATGCTTATGGCGCCTCCTATGGCTCCAAGGCTGAcgcagaggatgagctggataAAGCTCTCGAGTTGTTTTCTAccgaaaagaaggagaaaaatgatcCCGAACGAGAGCCCCCCAAGAAGGTGGAGAAGGAGCTGCGGCCTTATGGCTCCAGCGCCCTCAGCCTCCTGAAGGAGAAGCGGCGGCGGGAGAAGCACCGCGAGCGGTGGCGGGAGGACAAGGAGCGGCACCGGCACCATCGCGAGGAGCCCAAGCCCCCGGCCAGGGACACCGCCCCCGGCGCCTTCCGAGACAAGGCCAAGGACGAGGGCGGGAAGCTCGGCGAGGCCAGGCTGAAGGAGAAGATCAAGGAGAATCCCGAGAAGGAGAAGGGTGACCCCACGAAGCTCAGCAACGGAAATGACAAGCTGCTCCCGACCAGAGACCCGGGCAAGAAAGACGTGCGGCCTCGGGAGAAGCTTCTGGGCGACGGGGACCTGATGATGACCAGCTTCGAGCGGATGCTGTCCCAGAAGGACCTGGAGATCGAGGAGCGGCACAAGCGGCACAAGGAGAGGATGAGGCAGATGGAGAAGCTGCGGCACCGCTCTGGGGACCCCAAGCTCAAGGAGAAGGCGCGGCCCGCAGAGGACGCACGCAAGAAGAGTCTGGACGGCCCGCCCAAGAAGCCGCCTGGGCCCGACCTCACCCCAAAGGACAGAAAACCTAAGGAGTCcgctcctcctgcccccgccaCTGAGAACAAGCCCCACCCGGGACTAGCAGTGGACCCCCGGGACTGGCTGGCAGGACCCCACATGAAAGAGGTCTTGCCTGCATCCCCCAGGCCTGACCATGGCCGGCCCACTGGGGTCCCCACCCCCGCCTCGGTGGTGTCCTGCCCCAGCTACGAGGAGGCCATGCACACGCCCCGGACCCCGTCCTGCAGCGCCGACGACTACCCCGACCTCATGTTTGACTGCACGGACCCCCAGCCAATGTCCAGCACCTCTGCCAGCGCCTGCTCACCCTCTTTCTTTGACAGGTTCTCCGTGGCCACAAGTGGGACTTCAGAGACCCCAGGCCAGACACCAACGAGGCCACTGTGCACGAACCTTTACCGCTCGGTCTCTGTGGACGTCAGGAGGACCCCCGAGGAGGAGTTTGGCCTCGGGGACAAGCTGTTCAGACAGCAGAGCGTCCCTGCTGCACCCAGCTACGGCTCACCAGGGCAGCACCCCGAGGACAAGGCCCCTGGCCCTCCAGCACCCGCGGAGAAGttcacctgcctgtctccagggTATTACTCCCCGGACTATGGCATGCCCTCCCCCAAAGTCGACGCCTTGCACTGCCCGCCTGCGGCCACAGTCAacctcaccccctccccagaggGCGCCTTCGCTGGTTTACAAGCCAAGTCCCCCCCTTCACACAGAGATGAGCTTTTGGCCCCGTCCATGGAGGGGGCCCTCCCCCCCGACCTTGGTATTCCCCTGGATGCCACGGAGGACCAGCAGGCCACTGCAGCCATCATCCCCCCAGAGCCCAGCTTCCTGGAGCCCCTGGATGAGGGGCCCTTCAGCACGGTCATCACAGAGGAGCCGGTCGAATGGGTGCATCCTGCTGCTGCAGAGCAGGGCCTGCCCCCTGGCCTTATTGGGGGTGCTCCCGGTGACACGGCCGGTTGGCCTGTGGGGTCGGACCTCCTACTGAAGTCCCCACAGAGGTTCCCAGAGTCCCCGAAACATTTCTGCCCGGCCGAGTCGCTCCATCCTGAGCCCCCTTACCCAGGGTCCCCAGTCTCATACCCTCTGCCAGTCCCCGAGCCGGGACTGGAAGCTAAGGACAAGGCCGAGGGAGCAGTCCCAGCCGCAGTCTCTGCTTCCGAGGAGTCAGCCCCGTTCGCCCCTCCCTCCCGGCTGGAGTCCTTCTTCAGTAACTGCAAGTCCCTTCCGGACGCGCCCCCTGACGCACCCCCAGAGCCTGCGTGTGTGACGGCCGTGGCTCAGGTGGAGGCACTGGGGCCCCTGGAGAATAATTTCCTGGAAGGTGGTCACAACCTGTCGGCGCTCGGCCAGGTGGAGCCGGTGCCCTGGCCCGGTGCCTTCCCCGCTGCCGAGGACGACCTCGACCTGGGGCCTTTCTCACTGCCAGAGCTCCCTCTCCAGACCAAGGATGTTCCTGAGGTGGAAGCAGAGCCTGTGGAAGAGAGTCCTCTTGTTCCTCCAGAGAACACACCCTTGGGGGCCCCTGTGCTCCCGGGCGGTGGGGAGGCTGCTGGGACAGCTGCTGACCAACAGCTGGTGTCGCCTCCTGACCAGGCGGCCGCCCGGCTCCCCACCGAAGCTGCACCAGAGCCCCCAGAGGAGCCAAAGCCAGCAGCGCTGCCTGAGTCCACGGCAGAGACGGGGTCCGGGCCAGACGGGAGAGCCCCTGAGGACTCCCACCCTGGCTCAGGGCTCACACCAGCCCTCTCGGAGCAGCGTCCACCAGGGAGTGGGGATGAGGAGGCTGAGGGTCAAGACCCCTCGGCCTCGCCCCACAGCACCCCTGATGCCCCCGTGGATGGCTCAGCTCAGACCCATGTGGCAGATGGGGCCGGCCCTCAGGACAGTGCCGGGCTCGAGGGGCCCCTGGACAGCGTCCAGCCTGAATCCACCGAACCAGAACCTAAAGTGACGGCTGAGGCCCCGAAGGCACCCAAAGTGGAGGAGATCCCTCAGCGCATGACCAGGACCcgtgcccagatgctggccaacCAGCACAAGCAGAGCTCACCGCCCACCGAAAAGGAGCCCATGCCCACGCCCACCCCCAGGGCCAAGGGTCGCGGCTCTGAGGATGACGACCCCCAGGCCCAGCACCCACGCAAACGCCGCTTCCAGCGCTCCAGCCAGCAGCTGGCCCAGCAGATGCACACGTCCACGCGGCAGACACGTGAGGTGATCCAGCAGACGCTGGCCGCCATCGTGGACGCCATCAAGCTGGACGCCATCGAGCCTTACCACAGCGACAGGTCGAACCCATACTTCGAGTACCTGCAGATCCGGAAGAAGATTGAGGAGAAGCGCAAAATCCTGTGCTACATCAGCCCGCAGGCGCCGCAGTGCTATGCCGAGTACGTCACCTACACCGGCTCCTACCTCCTGGACGGCAAGCCACTCAGCAAGCTGCACATCCCCGTG